The Candidatus Mycolicibacterium alkanivorans genome contains a region encoding:
- a CDS encoding glycosyltransferase family 2 protein produces the protein MGIDTPYPDVWIIIPAFNESQVIGGVIADLRQVFDHVVCVDDGSRDDTADVALRAGAHVVPHPVNLGQGAAIQTGVEYARRQPGASVFVTFDADGQHRVKDVVAMIDRLSNGDVDIVVGTRFAETTVSHTPPLKRLILRTAAALSPSSHRLGLTDAHNGLRVFNRCVADNLNLTMNGMSHASEFIKIIVENNWRVAEEPVEILYTDYSMSKGQPLLNGVNIIFDGFLRGRMRR, from the coding sequence GTGGGCATCGACACGCCCTACCCCGACGTCTGGATCATCATCCCGGCGTTCAACGAATCCCAGGTCATCGGCGGCGTCATCGCGGACCTGCGCCAAGTCTTCGACCACGTGGTGTGCGTAGACGACGGCAGCCGCGATGACACCGCCGACGTCGCACTGCGCGCCGGTGCCCACGTTGTGCCCCATCCGGTGAACCTGGGCCAGGGCGCGGCCATCCAGACCGGTGTGGAGTACGCCCGGCGCCAACCCGGCGCGTCGGTGTTCGTCACCTTCGACGCCGACGGCCAGCACCGCGTCAAAGACGTCGTCGCCATGATCGACCGGCTGTCCAACGGCGACGTCGACATCGTCGTCGGCACCCGCTTCGCCGAGACGACGGTCAGCCACACCCCGCCACTGAAGCGGCTGATCCTGCGCACCGCCGCCGCACTCAGCCCGAGTAGCCACCGGCTCGGGCTCACCGACGCCCACAACGGGCTGCGGGTCTTCAACAGATGCGTTGCCGACAACCTCAACCTGACGATGAACGGCATGAGCCACGCCAGCGAATTCATCAAGATCATCGTCGAGAACAACTGGCGGGTGGCCGAGGAGCCGGTCGAGATCCTCTACACCGACTACTCGATGTCGAAGGGCCAACCGCTGCTCAACGGGGTCAACATCATCTTCGACGGGTTCCTGCGAGGAAGGATGCGCCGATGA
- a CDS encoding M1 family metallopeptidase, producing the protein MKRPVKKAVKKSGAAPVIDPYLPNNGNFGYRVSRYELTLEYKVAINRLAGSATITAVTLTSLKTFTLDLSDALSVSKVTVDGRRPANFRAAHRKLHITLNSALPAGAAMSIEVRYSGSPRPLRTPWGEVGFEELSNGVLVAGQPNGAASWFPCDDHPSAKASYRIQISTDSPYRAIANGELVSRRVRAAQTVWTYEQPEPTSTYLATLQIGMYGTLKLPKAPVPMQAALPDRLRANFDHDFGRQPQMMKLFITLFGPYPLSNGYTVVVTDDDLEIPLEAQGISIFGANHCDGNRGSERLIAHELAHQWFGNSVTARRWRDIWLHEGFACYAEWLWSENSGGRSADEWARHYHQKLANSPQNLLLADPGPQDMFDDRVYKRGALTLHVLRTAIGDDKFFALLRDWTTRHRHSTVVTDDFTGLAANYAEESLRPLWNAWLFSTEVPPL; encoded by the coding sequence GTGAAACGACCCGTCAAGAAGGCCGTCAAGAAGAGCGGCGCGGCCCCCGTCATCGACCCGTACCTGCCGAACAACGGCAACTTCGGATACCGGGTGTCGCGCTATGAACTCACCCTGGAGTACAAGGTGGCGATCAACCGGCTGGCCGGAAGCGCCACCATCACCGCTGTCACCTTGACCTCGCTCAAGACGTTCACCCTCGACCTGTCCGATGCGCTGTCGGTATCCAAGGTGACCGTCGACGGCCGTCGGCCGGCGAACTTCCGCGCCGCCCACCGCAAGCTGCACATCACCCTCAACTCGGCGTTGCCGGCCGGGGCGGCGATGTCGATCGAGGTGCGCTACAGCGGATCACCGCGGCCCCTCCGAACCCCGTGGGGCGAAGTCGGTTTCGAAGAGCTGTCTAACGGGGTTCTGGTCGCGGGCCAGCCAAACGGGGCGGCTTCGTGGTTTCCCTGCGACGACCATCCCAGCGCGAAGGCCAGTTACCGCATCCAGATCAGCACCGACAGTCCGTACCGGGCGATCGCCAACGGCGAGCTGGTGTCGCGCCGGGTCCGCGCCGCGCAGACCGTGTGGACCTACGAGCAGCCCGAACCGACGTCGACCTATCTGGCGACGCTGCAGATCGGCATGTACGGAACTCTCAAGTTGCCCAAGGCGCCAGTACCGATGCAGGCCGCACTGCCGGATCGCCTGCGGGCCAACTTCGATCACGACTTCGGCCGTCAACCGCAGATGATGAAGCTGTTCATCACGCTGTTCGGGCCCTATCCCCTGAGCAACGGCTACACCGTCGTGGTGACCGACGACGACCTCGAAATACCGCTTGAGGCCCAAGGGATTTCGATCTTCGGCGCCAACCACTGCGACGGCAACCGCGGCTCGGAACGGTTGATCGCCCACGAGCTGGCCCACCAGTGGTTCGGCAACAGCGTGACCGCGCGGCGCTGGCGCGACATCTGGCTGCACGAGGGATTCGCCTGCTACGCGGAGTGGTTGTGGTCGGAGAACTCCGGCGGCCGGAGCGCCGATGAGTGGGCGCGGCACTACCACCAGAAGCTGGCCAACTCGCCGCAGAACCTGCTGCTGGCCGACCCCGGGCCGCAGGACATGTTCGACGACCGCGTCTACAAGCGGGGCGCGCTCACCCTGCACGTGCTGCGCACCGCCATCGGTGACGACAAATTCTTCGCCCTGCTGCGGGACTGGACCACCCGTCACCGGCACAGCACCGTCGTCACCGACGACTTCACCGGTCTGGCGGCCAACTACGCCGAGGAGTCGCTGCGTCCATTGTGGAACGCCTGGCTGTTCTCGACGGAGGTCCCGCCGCTGTGA
- a CDS encoding DUF2304 domain-containing protein — protein sequence MNWIQVLLIAAVIALLVYLLRARTNAKAKAWVKVGYVLFVIAAIYAILRPDDTTVLANWLGVRRGVDLLTYALIIAFVFTTMSTYMRFKELELRYARLARAVALEGARVPEQP from the coding sequence ATGAACTGGATCCAGGTGCTGCTGATCGCCGCCGTGATCGCACTGCTGGTGTACCTGCTGCGGGCCCGCACCAACGCCAAGGCCAAGGCGTGGGTGAAGGTGGGCTACGTGCTGTTCGTCATCGCCGCGATCTATGCGATCCTGCGGCCGGACGACACCACCGTGCTGGCCAACTGGCTCGGTGTGCGGCGCGGGGTGGACCTGCTGACCTACGCCCTGATCATCGCGTTCGTGTTCACGACGATGAGCACCTACATGCGGTTCAAGGAACTCGAGTTGCGGTATGCCCGGCTGGCCCGTGCAGTAGCGCTAGAAGGCGCGCGCGTGCCCGAACAGCCCTAG